In Babesia bovis T2Bo chromosome 3, whole genome shotgun sequence, the genomic window CTTAATGGTTTTATGAGCTCCGTTGGTAGTTCTTACGACGGCCCTAGTGAGGAGTACAGTACTGCCATGAAGACGGTGTCTAGTACCTTCAATAGTTTGTTCAGCCCTATAGATGTATCTACCACTACTATGAATAGCTGCAAGCGTGTTGTGTTATTCAACAAAAACCGGGGTTCAGACGTGATTGTACTTCGCCATTATTTAATTAACGTAGTTGACTGCAATACTTCAAGTGCAGTACAGGATCTAATTGGCAAGCGTGCGATGAAGCGTTTACTGCGTGATAAGAATGCTAGTTTTAAGGACATTGTGAAACCTGGAGCTCTGCATTCTGCGGGTAGTAACGTTGACGACGACTACGTGGAGTTGCAGAGCGTAGATTCCCGCGGCCAGCTTTTGCGTAGCAAGTACGGCTTGAACAAGCCAATAGACCTTGAGGATGTTGAGGAGTCTGACCAGAAAATCGGTATAAGGTATGTTTGATCCACTGCTTTACAACGCTTCAGTCTGGTTGATGCCGGTCCTCGTATGAACCTTCGTTTGATCAAGATTCAGGACGGTGTATTCACAGGTTCGGTAACATTCCACAAGTTTGTTACCAAGACCCCTGAGGAGGCAGCGCAACTTGAGAAGGTCTTTGCTGAGAAGCGTCGTCAACAATCTGCTGAGGAGGAGCGAAAACGCAGGAAGGCTGAGGACGATAGTTCCTCCACTTCCTCAGGGGAGGAGTAATATTACGCCTCCATATTTCTATGGAATATAAACGATATTGACATATTTAATGCTATTTCAGTTTGTTTTAAAGAGCGGTGTGATAGTCCATACAGAGCACTGAAGTGGCCAACGTAAGCAGGACCAATACATAAAGCCAACAGTGTTATGGTGGACCTATACGCCAATATAAGCAATAGTCACTCTTAAGCCTTGAGTTGGCGGCTAAGGTTAGCAGCTGCGTGCATGGCCAGCTTTACCATATTGGTCTTGCCATGCTGCATCTTCTCGGTATGTGGTTGGTAGTTGCCCTTGTCCCATTCCAGGGGGCAGCCGTCAATGGTGCACAAAGCGCCACCCCAAACACCGTACAAGTTGCACAGCAGCAGTACCGCAGAGTTGTCTGTATCCTCGATAACTACTTCCTTGTATTTGGCATATGTGTCCCTTGGGTCGTTGGTGATATCTCGGCGGTAGAACAAGTCACTAGAGTACGACATACCCAGGTGAGTTGGGATACCTAGTGCCTCGCTGGCGTCCCTAAGGGCCTCGAAAACATTTGGGTGAGCTACGGCAGGGTACGCCAGGTCAGCATCACCCAAGCATGAGCTGTCATTCCTGATAGCACCGTAGCAAATACAGATATCGCCAGTGCTACGTATATCAGGACGGTATGTACCACAGGTACCACTGCGGATGATACACTTCACACCTAATTCAATTA contains:
- a CDS encoding Brix domain family protein, with product MVNSARRRKRRTHVKEVEDVDSPRVVVIRRGSLRPELKQLVQDLRMLFSPNCASRLREGGHQRMKDFTGVSDALGLTHIVSVSETARGCYLRVANLPKGPTLIFSIELLTLVSDIAKQSSNPKSVSGACQHSPLVVLNGFMSSVGSSYDGPSEEYSTAMKTVSSTFNSLFSPIDVSTTTMNSCKRVVLFNKNRGSDVIVLRHYLINVVDCNTSSAVQDLIGKRAMKRLLRDKNASFKDIVKPGALHSAGSNVDDDYVELQSVDSRGQLLRSKYGLNKPIDLEDVEESDQKIGISLVDAGPRMNLRLIKIQDGVFTGSVTFHKFVTKTPEEAAQLEKVFAEKRRQQSAEEERKRRKAEDDSSSTSSGEE
- a CDS encoding phosphorylase family protein, whose protein sequence is MPRNDDQILNRSNIPKGRDYKVAIICGDHKRFEIFKEHSTGYRDFGTYLCWKGAELFYDGEYILLASHGVGSHPTYVVVRELIELGVKCIIRSGTCGTYRPDIRSTGDICICYGAIRNDSSCLGDADLAYPAVAHPNVFEALRDASEALGIPTHLGMSYSSDLFYRRDITNDPRDTYAKYKEVVIEDTDNSAVLLLCNLYGVWGGALCTIDGCPLEWDKGNYQPHTEKMQHGKTNMVKLAMHAAANLSRQLKA